The window TTGCTCTTAGGTAGAGGTCCGCGTGAGTTGTTGCTCCAAACGGATCCCCGACAACAAGAAAGCAGACATTTTTTGTTTTTGCAGGTTCAAGAATCTCTTCTGCGCGTTTTTCAACAAGGTCGCGGTCTGCAAGAATGATGGGTTTTCCATATTCTTTTTCCAGTTCTCTCTCACTGCAACCGAGAATAGATGTGTAGTGCTCAAGGAAGATGATATCTGCTTGTTCGATAGCTGCTTTTCCTTTAAGGGTGATGTCTTTTGCATCTCCTAAGCCTAGTCCGATAAGGGTAAGAGTCATACTGCTTTTTTGTCGTGCTCTTCTATTAAAAAGTCGTTGTTTTTGTGTGTGTATTATTTGTTCTGAGAACTCTGTGGTGCGTGAAGCATGATCAAAAGACAGATATAAAATTTAAATTAGTATATTAAATAGTATATTAGTTTATATTTAATGTTTTTTTTTGTGTTTTTGCTTTCTGTTTTTCTCTTTTTTTTGTTTTTTTGGTGTATTTTTGAGATTTCTTTCCCAATAAACACATAATAGCTAAATCAGTATATTTTTTTGTATACCAGATTATATTCTTGAACACATAAATGTTTATAAATTCACATTGCACGACTTTACACTACGAAAGATCACTAACGATTGTTTCGTATCCTAAAATCAAAAAAAGGGGGCAAACACACAATGGACTTTTTAGTACAAAACGCACTGCACACAGCAGAACAACAAGCCCAACCTGAAGTCGGGCAAGCAAACATCAAAGTTATCGGAGCAGGTGGTGCTGGTAACAATATGGTTAACTGGCTCTACCAAAAAGGTATTCAAGGCGCAGAAATTATTGCATGTAACACAGATCAACAACATCTTAACATTACTAATGCTGATCGTAAATTCTTAATCGGAGCAGATCTTACTCGTGGACTCGGTTGCGGAGGGTTCCCTGAAAGAGGAATGGAAGCAGCAAAAGAGTCAATGCAAAAAATCAAAGAATCACTTCGCGACGCAGACATGTGCTTTGTCTGCGCAGGTATGGGCGGAGGAACAGGAACAGGTTCCGCACCAGTTATTGCTCAAGTAGCAAAAGATTCCGGTGCAATCGTTATAGGAACTGTTACGATGCCGTTCAAAATTGAGCGCGCAAGAGTTGACAAAGCAGAATTCGGTCTTCAACAATTAAGAAATGCTTGTGATACGGTAATTGTCATTGACAACAACAGACTCGTC of the Candidatus Woesearchaeota archaeon genome contains:
- the ftsZ gene encoding cell division protein FtsZ, translating into MDFLVQNALHTAEQQAQPEVGQANIKVIGAGGAGNNMVNWLYQKGIQGAEIIACNTDQQHLNITNADRKFLIGADLTRGLGCGGFPERGMEAAKESMQKIKESLRDADMCFVCAGMGGGTGTGSAPVIAQVAKDSGAIVIGTVTMPFKIERARVDKAEFGLQQLRNACDTVIVIDNNRLVQIAGNLPVQQAFAVANELISTMIKGIVETIAVPSLVNLDYADVKTIMTNGDVAAIGVGASDTANRVDEAVKGALSNPLLDISYEGATGAIIHVHGGPDLTLDEISRVGELVTESMDQDANVIWGARVSDDMKGKLTVMTIITGVKSPWILGKKDARSIRAHTAQMNEDLGIEMIR